The sequence GACCATAAgtagtttgtattttttaattttagatctCCTATTAgtaaatcttttgttttgttttgtttttcttttcttttcttgcctgAAGAGACAACTGTTCATTTGCTGGTATACCCTAGAAGGAACAGTGATGTTTATTAAGATAGCAGCTCAAACACATAAGCCCTTGACTGCTATCGGACAACTGATTTATAGCTGCCTACTAATTGATTCCTGCTTGGGACCCTTGGGGTTTCCAACTCACTTTGTACCAATGGCTAATCATGCTGAAGAGTCAGGTATAACTGGCAGTTGAGTCACTTGATGAGTTACTGGTACAGCACTCTTCAACCTTCTCTGAATTTGCCTTACAATCAATCTTTATGGCACAACATCAACATCGTTACTGAGGTCCATGTTTCATAGCAAGACAGAAGTAATTATTTACTTATCGCATCCCTTGCCTGTTCCCACTTGATAATCTGTCTCcccttcaatatttttattttcctcttgctcTAAAGTAGCTTGGTTCATTTCTGATCCAAACAGCCGAATCACTGTAAGACTTATCTTTTGCAATGTCTTAGGTTTCTCTAATCAATTATATTTTATCTCTCTGTAGAGAACAGACACTGACTTCACAGGGCATCACATCCTGTTAGTTGATAAAGAAAACCAGATCCAAGCAGGAACCATTCAGCAACTGTGTGGCATTAAAAGCTCTCTGATATACTGCACAAgtcattgcttttctttatgtGTATAAGTTAGGTGTAAACAGCTGAGCAAACTGCATGCATTATGTCAGTGGTAATATTTGTGCTCTGACCATTTGCATGGTAATTGCCTATTTCTTGATGAGATACAGAACCAAAACTGATGTGTGTACTGCAATGCTATGTAATTACAAACTGTGCTGGTATAAAAATTGACAAACagtaaaaagataaattaaaaccaaatgaGGCTATGCCTAGATTTGAAAGGCCTCAGTTTTTGAGGCAAGGTACACAATATTACTGTACCCAGACTCCTTACTTGGGCTTGCACTGTGCACCTTATGAGAACACCAGTGGATAAATCTAGGTTCTTCTTCACTTGAGTGTTTCTGAATTGCCCCATACACTTCTGTAGGATTGCAATGacccttgccttgccttgccatcccttctctccccttcccttcatatttttctttccttttcctttaaatatatatatatttcactcGTGATTGGGCTTTCTTCTCCTTgttgcttaaaaataagaagaaaatgaaagaataagaaCATCCAAACCAATACATGGacagtgaaaatatatatttaggaAACATCTAATTACTCTGTGGTTGTAAGCTACCTTACTTTCCCTGTAGTATCAAAGTTGATGCTACAGTTCCAAAGATGATTCTACACCTGTTTTAGAAAATCTCCTTCCcattctctttaaaatgcatctattttttttaatcacatctGTATACTCCTGAATACCGTACTGTCCActattattaacattttcaatGTAGCAATGAAGAATTGATGCATTCCATGAGCTCAGCCAATTTCATAGCCAAGTAACTTTAGCCGTAAAGATCAACTGTACTGAAAAATGCAGTCATGTGTTTCACTGCACTGTTTctccatttctatttaaaatgatcACCATGAAGCAACAGACAGCAAGAAACAGCAGGAAATGTATTCTACAGAACATAACTGATGTTAGGAGGGCCATCAGCTGCAAAACTACTGCAATTGCAAGCATCTCACTTTCTGTTATGTGTGCGAAACACAGCAGCTCTTACTACAACACAGATTTATAAGAGCATCAAATCCacacataaagaaaacaaaatgttacacTGGTACATTGACTGTAAGTTGCTGTTTTGATTTTAGCCTCTGCATTAGAAGCCAGGCTTGAATTAATATTCACCCTGACTCTCTCTGGCAGTGCTCTCCATCAGACCCATCCCTGATCATGTTGCTGAAAGTATCTGTAGCCGATTCAAGTTCTGTACTGACAGGGCACATTAATCAGATGAAAAGAATAGCTGATGAAAGAATTTCCAGAAGttaatatatgtaatatttattCCCTGTCACTTTATTTCCTCTGTCAAAATGGGAACCTTTACAATTATGAATGTGAAGGCACAGAACACGCACTTCAGACAGGCTGTTTCTAGTTCATTAAAGCAGATCTCACCTTCAGGACCAAAAAGTTTCATCAGTGATGTTATTCCAGAAGAATCTCAGTAAGCAACTTCCAGCTAATTAGCATCTGTCCTCACTTACCTTCATTTACCCATTAACATGAGTCTGTAGTTAGAACCCTTTACACAAATAAGCATTCACCTCTGAATTTCACATCTGAAAGGTGAAATTGTCATACCTGAATACAGACACTTATGACTTctgtaaaatttcatttcagcagcacGAGATTTTCCTTATGACTGTGAGAAACCTGGAAAAGGATGaagctgttctttctttttctccaggaTATAAAGTTGTTGTTTTGGATTTTGGAGTTGTGATTTTGGAGCACCTACCTTGTATTTTGACTTTAATATTGCGGTGAACCTGAGAAACCAAACAGTTTTATTAAACTCCTTTTTACAGGTCAGTAAGAAATTACATAATCCTTAACAACTCTTACTTTAAGTCTTCTGTCTCTAGAGATTCAAATTTACCATCTCTGCCAAATTACTATATATCATGTTTCAGTGATGACTCCTGAGTGATTGGAGTCACttcaactgcattttaaaagactgaATTATAAATATCTGCTACGATGCTTGGCTTGCAGAAATCTCAGTtccaaatactgttttctttggttcatAAGGCTTTCAAGTAGGTGGGAAGTAATAAAAGATGGTTTACTGTTTTAGACTAGATACTATTGGCTGCTATGGAAAAATGTAGGCAAAACAGgggaataatatatatattaaattatagTACAGTTTACCAGCCCCAAATATTCACCAGTCCTGAGCCAAGCTGCAAATGTCACCAGACTGGCCTGCAAATaatcaattctttttttcttctaaaaaaggGTTCATTTTAGTTGTCATACATTTTTCAAGTCTAACAACCCCCTGTCTTTTAGTTGAATGGTTAGAAACTTACCTTAAACGTGGTTTTCTGCCATCAGTGGAACAATACCAAAAGCATAGTTTCCTGTAGAGTTCATATTGCACCCTATAAACTGAAGTGACTCCTGTTATGTCCCACGACTTTTATAACgtcctcatcttcttttccctGTGTATCCCTTCATCCCCACAACTTCTAATCCTCTTTCACTCCAAGAGCGAGAGGTAGCAGGTACATGGATCACTGAGTGCGATACACAGCCTTATCACACCTAAGAAGAGCGCTGATTGCTTGGCTGGTGTGGGCTTGCTAGTGGTCAGCCAGAAGGTCAAGCAGGTAACTTAACGTTGAAACCTTGCTTATCAGTAGGTTCATTCTATCAATCTGTATCTTCTCCTGGTAGCTGATAGTCTTCACAAATGTgtatgtcttttatttttcccctcagatTTCTACCTTCAGAAAAATTTAAAGTTGCCAAATGCATTTGGTATGTACTGGGGAGAACAGGGATGACAGAGAGGCGGGATGGTCACCCAGACTCTTCTCTTTAAGAAACCACATTGAAGACCAAAAGCAGGGATTCTCTTGAATCTGTAGGCAGATATTATcaagattttttaataaaacaaccACAGAAATTATCAAAACTGTGCCtgaatctgaaatatttcatttagttttaaatctgcatttgatttttttttaaaaagtgtagttgtcattcatttaaaaatcatccCCTGAAGCTAAATCCAGTATCTGTAGGAAAGGATTGATTACTTTCCGCGCTTTAGGGAGGGAAGATAGTGGTGTCCATCACCACCAGTACCTTTAAAATCCTGTTTGCCATTTAGGTGGCATGCTGACATTTCAAGCTgatacatatatgtataaaatagaTATCATATGACTCCACAGTAGTCCACAGTGAGGATTTTAATGGCTATTCCTAGATCAGAGACAAGCATGTGGTAAACCCAGAAGAGCATGAAAGGAGTGTGCAGGAAAATGTAACAAGTTCCTTTATAAGGTAATGACGATTCCTTTCTGCTTCCCAACGTAAAACAATTAAATACATAACTAAATCTTGACAATAAATAACCTAAATTGATCTTGTTTTTTATGTCACTTCTTTTAAACCACTAACAGTTTCAGCTGAGATCCCCACCAGCTAAGTAGCATTAGAAGCACCGCTGGATTTAGGTGAAAACTCTCAAATCAATCACAGATTATTCTGTCAGATTtacttgaaaacatttcttctacTGTGTGGTACCAGGTGACAGAGTGTTATATAACCTTTAGCTTGGATTTCTGAATGCAGTATACTAAGAACTGACACCAAAACAACGCAAGTTAGTGTTTCAACATTTTAATTCATGTTGTTTTACAAGTATAAAAGATGTACCAGATCTTGCATACTCATATCCATGAACAATCCTTACTGAGCAATCCTTTGTGTGACTCAGGACTACTCAAGTGAGTTCAGTTTTTAACATTAGCCCTATATCCTTCCATTGAACATATACACCTCTAACATTGAAAAATCACAGTAAATTCGCAGCAAGACATCACTCTTTCATACACATACATCCTTCCTAGCTAATACTACCCTTCTCTCAGTGCTGCCACTAGGTGTATTGATAATAATACTATCTAGACTGTCACTATCCTGGGAAAAACTGCAACTCCTGGCATTATAGCACACTTCAGAAACATAAGCTTGTCCTCTAAAACACTGGTCTTGATGCAACAGAACATCTTTGTCTCTGACTCCCTCTCATTCCTTCTTTCTACCAGCAATGGCAGCACCGCAGGATCAAAACATACACAAATCAGCAATATGGCTAGTCAATCTGCACGTGATGCTGCGGTGACATGAGgcacagaaaaagcaatggCACTCACTGTTGATGAGGCACAGCAaaaagaaggacagaaaaagcaaTGGCACTCATGTTGATGCTGTGTTTAAACTGTATTTGGCTAGTATTTGGCTAGTCTGTACCTAAGGCAAAACCATATGACAGTGATATAAGCCATACaatcttattttcaaaacagtgatTTAAATATTCAGCCTTCTATGCATGCACTTGAGAAGACTAGTATAAAAATAGGAAGTAATATGGTACATTCtctaaaaatatgcatatacattaGTCTTCATCATTAGCATGTAAAGTTGAACGGTACTCACTGCATATATATACTGGACTCCTGGCTGTGTCGTTTACAGCTCCCTCCTGTTGACTTCCCTGTAGCATAAGCATTTCACTAGCTGAGGTTTGTGAAGTTTTCACTGTTTCAAGTGGCAAAATCACAATTGGACCACCACTTCCAGTGTCCAAAGTCTGATTTAAAGACTCGAGAGCTCTCTTCTTAGCTGTGAAGTACTTCTACACATGAAGTCACTTTGTTCTCAAAGACTAAAATTTCTCACCTGGGTGCATATGTAGTTAGGCAATGACTTTAATTCCCTGATCATCAACGACCACCCAACTATGAAGTTAGATATTCGGTTCTAAGAATACCTGAAAAATTGGCCCCATGTGCTGAACTATGAAGGTTTGGATTTAAGGGGTCACATTCTCACTTGCTCCTTTAActcaccattaaaaaaaaacaaatggaaatactCTTCTACATCTAGAAAAGTGCAAGGAAATACTATACTGTACCTTTATGTACAGAAGTGCAGAGAAACACTGTAGTGTCTTCAAGGAATCACTTCACTATTCTAATGCTACTCAGGGAGAGAAGTTAGAGAAGAGATGTTGGGTTTGGGTGACTTCCCCAAATATATCAAGTACATTCCCATAGTAAGCTCATGCCAAAAACTCCTATTACCACCCACCAATAATTTAATGAGATCTACATATACATaccacacacatacacacattgagcaaaatgaaaaacataactCCATGATAAAACTGAAGTAGGAAGACATTCATTTACAGtgcagtaaaggaaaaaataaaaaataaaaacagcttagCTCTGTGCAGCGCTGCATGTGACATCTCATTACAAACGACCTCAGACCCCAACTTGAGACGTTTCTAATAAAATGGTGTTGATATCGTCCCTACTGAAGAACGTCTCATCTTCCATAAAGTAGGATGGAAGTTAAGCTGAGGACACTAGAAGGTACTTTGAATGatgaattgctttttttccacgAGCAGCCACAATGTGTCGTGCACAGAAGAAACCCAAGGTGCTAAGCCATCAAAGTGCAAAAAGCTTtcacttaattttttaaaatgcagttgtttttgtgtattttactAAATTGTACTTCTTGCCTGTCCACCTGCTAAAGTTTTCTCAGTGatttgcaaaatacagaaacacttTATTTGTGGTGGTGAGATAGTGCATTGAAGAAAAAGTCAGCAacttccattttatttcagatttcaagCCTGTGGTAATTCTGAGGTAAAAGAAGCCTGAGGTTTTTGCAGTACTGATATCAACCTAGCCATAATACATCACGGCCTCAAAAAGGACTCAGTCTTTTCTATCTCCACTTAACAAGTCACTGAGTTGCCTGCTTGGTGTACTACCAAACTGCTGACAAACACAGTAGCACTTGTCCCTACTAATTTTAGGCATCTAAAATGGAGACATGGTCAAGACTAGTGGTCAAGACATCTGGTTGACACTGAGAAATAGGCCTCCAGAGAATGATCCATGTCACTTAAGACAACATTTTAAGATGCGCTGAATCACTCACTGGAGATGTTCCCTGGAGAGCACATACCTGACTAGTTCATACAATCCACCCAGCTTCTAGGTATTTCAAGTCATGTAAAGTGAACCCCACCCTAATACAAGAATAACACAAATAATAAAGTATTATTTAAATGATTATATCAGAACAGTGAGCTATTCCAGAACATTACAATTAATGTGTTAAATTTAATTCCCTTACTAACAAGCAGCAAATATGAAGAGTAAAACAGTGCATAAGCCAATAACCCCTCTGTCCATTCTCAGTAACAGTCACATTTCAGTATTAGTGCTGGCTAATTAGCCGTTTCTTGGCAACCTAGGCAACTGTGCATTGTAGAAGTCAAATTCTTATGCCACAGAGAGAAGAGTTATTTTATGACATTGATTAGAGTGTAAAAAAGTCTGCCATCTGAGGAAAGCAGACCACAGCTATAGTCAATATATAGTCAAAGACTATGCTCTGTTTCCATGCTAGGGTGGCATGCCTTAATGACATCctatctgaaataaaatgcatttccttcCATCCTCAGATTTCCTGAGTAAGATGAGAATCAGGCTAGTTTTTGAAGGATGTCTTCTACAATGATTTCAAATTGAGCACGTGATAATAAAACCATGTCAAAAAGAATCTGAAACAGAAGTCCACAAACAATGACTGCTTTCTACATTCATACATAAACACGTACAGGTACACATACCCATAAACAACGTTTTCCATAAAGGTAGGCTTGTCAGTCTTCATGCAGCGTACACctgcaagaaagaaaacccacCCACAAGACACAATATCCAAGATGCCCAACATTCCCAGCAGGTGACCTGCAACCTTCCCAAGGCACATACTTGTTTCCAGTTATACTAGGCATTGGAAGAAACACTTTGATGATGATTCCCATTTTGAGAATCTGTTGTCTTGTTACTGCTCTGTGATTCATCAGCATTTTCAGATGATTTCAACTCTGCCTTGTCTGTTACTCTGGTGGATTTGAGAGGCTTGCAAACAAAGCAGAGGAACTTGAAACAGGAGAGCAAACCTTCGGTAATGCTGGATGAAAAGAGTTTTTTGCACGGGTGACAGAACTGGTAGAACACCAACATGAAGAGGACAGCCATGCAGTAACCTATCAGGAGCTGCAAGACCAACAACGGGGCGCAGACGTACAAGTAGATATCGGTTTTATAGATGTACCACATCAGCAGGAGGAATGCATTCTCAATGAATCGCAGCATGTAATACACAGTCAGACAGTACCAGTTTTGGGACTTGTTAATTAAGTCAGGATCATTGAGCTTCACCTGCACTGCTGACCAGCAGAACATGTTAATGCCTGCGTACAAGAAGGTGAGAAGGCACAAGACAATGGTGGTGCCGACCCTGCTCAATGCCTTCTCTATGTTCTCGGGAAACGGGGACTTGCTTTGCCAGAAGAGAATCCAcgggtaaaagaaaaaaacaaagaaattcacTAGCACAACGGGGAGAGTCCAGATCTGAAGGACTGAGCTGAAAAGGACCAGCACTATAACCCGTGTAGCAATCTCAAAGCTTCTCCACATGAATATGCAGAGGTAGGCAGCTGGTTTCACACTGATATCGTAATCATCATACTTAATCTTAATAGCCAGGATGTTGCAGCGTAAGGCGCCATATACAATTGACAGGAGAGAAAGGACCATAAATACACctacaaagagaaaagacaaatcAGAACCATCATCTTCACAGAAGACATTGCATCAGAGTAATACAGAGATGCAACTAGTTGTCTTCACAGCACTTCTAGGGATTCCTagcaggttaaaaaaacaaaaaatccattcCTTGTATCCACTTCTGGGTTCTTACTCTAACCCTGTGTCCCGTTTTGGTCCCCATTTGTTACATTTCCTAgtagacagaaagagaaaaggcagtGAATAAAAATCACAGGTGTCTCCCCACCACCTGCCCAGGACTGTTTGTACATGTACTGTCCTTGGTGATTACACAGCTCAATTTTAAGAGGATGAAAGTTGCTCTCAAGCAGTACTTTCACAGTACTCCCTAAGGCCCTGGGGTGCTACTCACCCTCTGTACAGATGAAGGACTGAGCCACAGAACCTAAAACTTATTAGTTGGGCACGCAGACACCACAATGCTTTTGATGTACTTTGTTGAAGCAAATTGTCTAAGCTCACAGAAATCTTATGGCATAGAGCTCAAAACTGAAAGTCAAAGCAGTTTAAACCCAAAGCCatctgtacctttttttttggcctttgtaGACAACTATTTGCTCACGTATCTATATTGTGATTTCCTATACATGTATTTTCCTTATGCAGCTATCTATatcatgcatttaaaaacaacatttcttttaaaaatgtcttaa comes from Anser cygnoides isolate HZ-2024a breed goose chromosome 1, Taihu_goose_T2T_genome, whole genome shotgun sequence and encodes:
- the XK gene encoding endoplasmic reticulum membrane adapter protein XK isoform X1 yields the protein MKFPGSVLVSVVLFVAETAAALCLSGAYRAAGDRMWQWLTLLFALLPCALVQLSLVFIHRDVSRDRPLVLLLHLLQLGPLVRCVEVFYIYFHAGRVEEPYVSITKKRQMPKDGYSEEVEKEVGQAEGKLCTHRSAFSRASVIQAFLGSAPQLTLQLYICVLQQEITAARSVFMVLSLLSIVYGALRCNILAIKIKYDDYDISVKPAAYLCIFMWRSFEIATRVIVLVLFSSVLQIWTLPVVLVNFFVFFFYPWILFWQSKSPFPENIEKALSRVGTTIVLCLLTFLYAGINMFCWSAVQVKLNDPDLINKSQNWYCLTVYYMLRFIENAFLLLMWYIYKTDIYLYVCAPLLVLQLLIGYCMAVLFMLVFYQFCHPCKKLFSSSITEGLLSCFKFLCFVCKPLKSTRVTDKAELKSSENADESQSSNKTTDSQNGNHHQSVSSNA
- the XK gene encoding endoplasmic reticulum membrane adapter protein XK isoform X2, with product MCVEVFYIYFHAGRVEEPYVSITKKRQMPKDGYSEEVEKEVGQAEGKLCTHRSAFSRASVIQAFLGSAPQLTLQLYICVLQQEITAARSVFMVLSLLSIVYGALRCNILAIKIKYDDYDISVKPAAYLCIFMWRSFEIATRVIVLVLFSSVLQIWTLPVVLVNFFVFFFYPWILFWQSKSPFPENIEKALSRVGTTIVLCLLTFLYAGINMFCWSAVQVKLNDPDLINKSQNWYCLTVYYMLRFIENAFLLLMWYIYKTDIYLYVCAPLLVLQLLIGYCMAVLFMLVFYQFCHPCKKLFSSSITEGLLSCFKFLCFVCKPLKSTRVTDKAELKSSENADESQSSNKTTDSQNGNHHQSVSSNA